A single Amphiura filiformis chromosome 19, Afil_fr2py, whole genome shotgun sequence DNA region contains:
- the LOC140140334 gene encoding uncharacterized protein: MRPKRQWDTLQDLEMIYTREKPHQCSYCNKSFSQLRDKKQHELIHTGEKPHRCIFCTKSFSQMGNKKQHELIHTGKKPHQCSYCNKSFNQMGNKKRHEMIHTGEKPHQCSYCYKSFSQSGEKKDHERIHTGEKPHQCSYCNKLFSRLGDKKQHEMIHTGEKPHQCSYCKQSFSILCNKKRHEKKHTGEKPHQCRFCEKAFSDLGGKKRHEKIHTEEKPHQCSLCNKSFRQLGSKKRHEKIHTGEKPHQCSYCNKSFSQLGDKKQHEMIHTGEKPHQCSYCKQSFSILCNKKRHEKKHTCEKPHQCRFCEKAFSDLGGKKRHEKIHTGENPYQCSFCNKSFRQLGSKKRHEKIHTGEKPH; the protein is encoded by the coding sequence ATGAGACCAAAGCGACAATGGGATACGCTACAAGATCTTGAAATGATTTACACAAGAgaaaaacctcatcaatgtagctattgtaacaaatcattcagccaattaCGAGATAAGAAACAACATGaactgattcatacaggagagaaacctcatcgatGTATCTTTTGTACCAAATCATTCAGCCAAATGGGAAACAAGAAACAGCATGAACTGATTCACACAGGCaaaaaacctcatcaatgtagctattgtaacaaatcattcaatcAAATGGGAAACAAGAAACggcatgaaatgattcacacaggagagaaacctcatcaatgtagctattgctaCAAATCATTCAGTCAGTCGGGAGAAAAGAAagaccatgaaaggattcacacaggagagaaacctcatcaatgtagctattgtaacaaattatTCAGCCGATTGGgagacaagaaacaacatgaaatgattcacacaggagagaaacctcatcaatgtagctattgtaagcAATCATTCAGCATATTGTGTAACAAGAAACGGCATGAAAAGAAACACACAggtgagaaacctcatcaatgtcgCTTTTGTGAGAAAGCATTCAGTGATTTGGGAGGcaagaaacgacatgaaaagattcatacagaggaaaaacctcatcaatgtagcctttgtaacaaatcattcagacAGTTGGGAAGCAAGAAACGGCATGAAAAAATCCATacgggagagaaacctcatcaatgcagctattgtaacaaatcattcagccagtTGGgagacaagaaacaacatgaaatgattcatacaggagagaaacctcatcaatgtagctattgtaagcAATCATTCAGCATATTGTGTAACAAGAAACGGCATGAAAAGAAACACACATgtgagaaacctcatcaatgtcgCTTTTGTGAGAAAGCATTCAGTGATTTGGGAGGcaagaaacgacatgaaaagattcatacagggGAAAACCCTTATCAATGTAgcttttgtaacaaatcattcagacAGTTGGGAAGCAAGAAACGGCATGAAAAGATCCATACGGGAGAGAAACCTCATTAA